The Podospora bellae-mahoneyi strain CBS 112042 chromosome 7, whole genome shotgun sequence genome includes a window with the following:
- the MRT4 gene encoding mRNA turnover and ribosome assembly protein (COG:A; BUSCO:EOG09264W46; EggNog:ENOG503NYH0), giving the protein MPKSKRAKVYHLTQVSKKTRENKDKLFANIRDAIPEFQYCWVFSVDNMRNNYLKDVRRELSDSRLFFGKTKLTLRALGSTPEEAQADGIHLLAPYLTGSVGLIFTNRTPEEIKSYFESLTQVDFARAGSVATRDFVIPKGLVYSTGGEVPKEHDVPVAHTLEPELRRLGVPCRMVKGKVCLGVDEEGNGFQEEGYTVCKEGEVLDSRQTRLLKLFSVCMAEFKVELLAVWKAAEGEVEVMEGARKYIERKREEAKSAGKKKKGSSGAGDVVMGGEDDEEEEEDSE; this is encoded by the exons ATGCCCAAGTCAAAGAGAGCAAAGGTCTACCACCTGACCCAGGTGTCCAAGAAGACGCGCGAGAACAAGGACAAGCTGTTTGCCAACATTCGGGACGCGATCCCCGAGTTTCAGTACTGCTGGGTGTTTAGCGTGGACAACATGAGGAATAATTACTTGAAGgatgtgaggagggagttgagTGATTCTCG ACTCTTCTTTGGCAAGACTAAGCTCACCCTCCGCGCGCTCGGCTCCACGCCCGAAGAAGCCCAAGCTGACGGGATTCATCTCCTCGCACCGTATCTTACTGGGTCAGTCGGTTTGATTTTTACCAATCGTACCCCTGAAGAGATCAAGTCTTATTTTGAGAGCTTGACCCAAGTCGATTTCGCGCGGGCGGGGAGCGTGGCGACGAGGGATTTTGTGATTCCGAAGGGGTTGGTGTATTCCactgggggggaggtgccCAAGGAACATGACGTCCCTGTCGCGCACACGCTCGAGCCGGAGCTGAGGCGGTTGGGGGTGCCGTGCcggatggtgaaggggaaggtttgcttgggggttgatgaggaggggaatgggttccaggaggaggggtataCTGTCTGtaaagagggggaggtgctggataGTCGGCAgacgaggttgttgaagctgtTTAGTGTTTGTATGGCGGAGTTCAAGGTAGAGCTGTTGGCGGTTTGGAAGGcggctgagggggaggtggaggttatGGAGGGGGCGAGAAAGTATAttgagaggaagagggaggaggcgaagagtgcggggaagaagaagaagggttcTTCGGGTGCTGGGGATGTTGTgatggggggtgaggatgatgaggaggaggaggaggatagcgAGTAA
- a CDS encoding hypothetical protein (COG:A; BUSCO:EOG09264G1F; EggNog:ENOG503NWQV): MTDRLPPNLLALFTPRPPLRWVPPCDKAPEQRKTAKISGVADFLPAMEEYKEIPYTPTESWLEARDRKQREKKEALEKLLTEGPLNYKPNEDPNIRGDAFKTLIVARLDYNADEKDLEREFGRFGPIERIRIVRDTHAHEKPNKKPKPHRGYAFVVYEREKDMRAALDQCDGLRIRDRRVKVDVERGRTVKGWKPRRLGGGLGGRGYTKAAMPRPMGPSGFGGGGFRGGFGGGFRGGRDRGFRGGPGGFGGGDRGFRGGGFGGGRAGGGDRGFGGGDRGFGGPPNAPSGPGGGFGGRDNRDGRRDGPGGGGSGGGGSGGYGGRDGGSRSYDDRSGGGFRDRNPRQSGSNMEPVRPRGDHGGYNGGSGGRDYDRPRDHDESRKRAYEGGGYEDPRKLRRY; encoded by the exons ATGACCGACCGACTCCCGCCCAATTTGCTGGCGCTCTTCACGCCGCGCCCACCTCTGCGATGGGTGCCGCCCTGCGATAAGGCCCCCGAGCAGCGAAAGACAGCGAAAATCTCTGGTGTTGCCGACTTTCTCCCAGCCATGGAGGAATACAAGGAGATCCCATACACCCCGACCGAAAGCTGGCTCGAGGCGCGCGACCGCAAGCAAcgcgagaagaaggaagctcTCGAGAAGCTCCTGACCGAGGGTCCACTCAACT ACAAGCCAAACGAGGACCCCAACATCCGTGGCGATGCCTTCAAGACGCTGATTGTGGCGCGTCTTGACTACAATGCCGACGAAAAGGACCTTGAGCGCGAGTTTGGCCGGTTTGGCCCCATTGAGCGT ATCCGCATCGTCCGCGACACCCATGCCCATGAGAAGCCCAACAAGAAGCCAAAGCCGCACCGCGGCTACGCGTTTGTTGTGTACGAGCGAGAGAAAGACATGAGAG CTGCTTTAGATCAGTGTGATGGCCTCCGAATTAGGGACCGCCGTGTCAAGGTTGATGTGGAGAGAGGTCGTACAGTCAAGGGTTGGAAGCCTCGCCGTCTCGGTGGCGGGTTGGGTGGCAGAGGCTATACTAAGGCCGCGATGCCTAGACCGATGGGTCCCAgcgggtttggtggtggtggtttccgtggcggcttcggcggtgGTTTTAGGGGAGGGCGTGACCGTGGATTCAGAGGCGGTCCTGGTGGgttcggcggtggtgatcgTGGTTTCCGCGgaggtggttttggcggtggtcgtgctggaggtggtgaccgcggttttggtggtggtgatcgcGGTTTTGGCGGTCCCCCCAACGCGCCGAGCGGACCcggtggaggatttggtgGTCGTGACAATCGCGATGGTCGTCGTGATgggcctggtggtggtggtagtggtggtggtggtagtggtgggtATGGAGGTCGCGATGGCGGCTCACGCTCATATGATGACAGATCTGGCGGCGGTTTCCGCGATCGCAACCCTCGCCAATCCGGAAGCAACATGGAGCCTGTTCGACCTCGCGGAGACCATGGTGGGTACAATGGTGGCAGCGGTGGCCGCGATTACGACAGACCGAGAGATCACGACGAGTCCCGGAAGCGTGCGTACGAAGGCGGTGGCTACGAGGATCCCAGAAAACTTCGCCGGTACTAG
- the MRPL51 gene encoding 39S ribosomal protein L51, mitochondrial (COG:J; EggNog:ENOG503P3DJ; BUSCO:EOG092656JA), giving the protein MAVKALHAISQGRNGVGAFILQCKRIDLHYCDWAGSSRGMNGFIKSLLPKFAAAHPEIEFTISPRPAKHPVAIGHYINGRSKPICVRNMEPYEILKKLELLRDASGEKLKKVTKPVRSINESVRGIWSPYHGNGMPL; this is encoded by the exons ATGGCGGTAAAAGCACTTCATGCGATCTCCCAAGGCCGG AACGGCGTAGGAGCCTTCATCCTCCAATGCAAAAGGATAGACCTCCACTACTGCGACTGGGCCGGTAGCTCTCGAGGCATGAA CGGCTTcatcaaatccctcctccccaaattcgccgccgcccatcCCGAAATTGaattcaccatctccccccgcCCCGCCAAACACCCCGTCGCCATCGGCCACTACATCAACGGCCGCTCCAAGCCTATCTGCGTCCGCAACATGGAGCCCTACGAGATcctgaagaagctcgagcTCCTCCGCGACGCCAGCGGTGAGAAGCTCAAAAAGGTCACCAAGCCCGTCCGGTCCATCAACGAGTCCGTCAGGGGGATCTGGTCCCCGTACCACGGCAACGGTATGCCTTTGTAA